Within Acomys russatus chromosome 7, mAcoRus1.1, whole genome shotgun sequence, the genomic segment CTGTATCTATGGACCTGGAAAGCAAATTATCGCctcaaccaacaaacaaacaaacaaaaaccagtggtGTGACAAGCCCCAAATAGCTGTTATCTTTCTAATttcaaaagaggagaaagcaaattGAGAGGACAAAGGAGTCATCCATCCTAAGACATTTCAAAATCCAATCAAAAGATTTTCAGCAGTCTCCAAACCCTGAGATTCTACTTCCGTCTAGTTGGGGTGCTCCTCTTTGCACCCACCCTCTCTGTGctaaggctgctcttccagacccATCTTTTTTGTCTTGACAGTAGCGTATCTCTCATCAGCATGTAGAATCCCAGGTATCGACAGCCTCTTCTGATTTCATTCTGTCCATTTTAGTCTAAACTGGCTGTGCTTCTGTTGCTATGGTGTCTCAAAAACATTGTGACTCCCTCATGACTGTCATGAGGATTTAGTCCACTAGACCAAAGGGTCTTCCAAGCCTCTTTTCGGGACACTCCTCTAACCCTGACTCCTACTGAGATGGCTAAGGGGAACTATAAGTGGCACATCTATTATTATCAAAAGGTTGTCCAATCCCACCCTTGGCCTTTTCTCTAGAGCATGGTTTCCCATTGTCAATGTCATaattcttgcattttttttttgccactcaaTGTGGTAGGCTGAAATGTTTGAGGGCAAAGGACTAAGTCTGATTCAAACTTGGTGTCACAAGCACCTTACGTTTCCTACTCTAGCTTTTAGAGGGAGTTTGATGTTTCAGTATGAGACAAATAAAAGGAACCAACATCTGTCTGTTTTGGGTCAGCTGACCTTCAGAGCAACCTCTGAGGCAATGGCTGATGTAAAGGGTTTGGAGCGCTCTGGGAGAAACCACAGGAGAACTGGGGGAAGCTGAATAAGAATCCCAAGGAAACATGCTGCTTCGGGAAGAAGACATTGTCACCTTCTGGCGCCAAGGTGCTCTAAATTATACAATAATTTAGACTAAGGATGTGAATTTTCAGAATTTACAGCATCCATCTTTAGCTGTGGGCCATCCCAGGGTGACAAACTCCCGGGTACCCTCAACTTCTCAGCTCTGTACATGGAGTATGTTAGGATCATAATCCTTAGAAGCATAATGGAAGTCCAGGAAGTTGTGGTAGTGACCTGTTAGGCGAGAACTGTGCAGGGCCTGGAGGTGGTATGCGAGGAACGGCAATGGGCTTGGTGGGGGATCTGGGACATCAACAGCGCACGTACCATGCTACAAAGCCACACGAGAGAACTGGTGTGGTGGGTAAAAGTGTGGTACAACGATCCTACATGCTCTTAGCAGAAACGCTGCTTCCTCTTACCTGAAGCCATGCCATGAGAGGCTGCATTCTTGCTTGGGAAGGTTCTAAAAGGCCAGCTATGTCCAGGTATTGGAAGTCCTAACCACAGTACTGAATTCCATTAGCTTCTCCAGCCCTTACGGTCATCATGGTCTCAATCATCAGTTGTCATGCGTTCATCACCTTCCTCTGACATCCCGGTGCTCTTATAGAGGAGTGAGGCGACCACGTACGCTCCCACCAGACAATGTGATTGGCTCCCTCTGGACTGAGAAAATGCCATCCGCTTAACCAGTTTGTCAGCTGGGGAGGTGGTGATTCAGACAGGTCACCTTCTATAATGGTTCTGCTTCTATTTATAGATCAGGCAGATTAATGCTCGTGGTCAGCGCTGATTGGTGTTGCCCTGCATGAATTCGCAATGTCGCTGCAGCCTGCTGCTGATCCCTTTGGTGGCAAGTGGCATGCTCTTTCAACACCTTCATTTTTCTGCCCTTGGTGCCTGGAGGGAAGAAGTAACACGTGAGCTCTcgtctggaggccagaagggtgGACCCAGGCCTGATCTAAGGTGGCAGTGCCCTCAACCAACTTACTGCCCTGTACTGGACGCTATCTCCCAGATCCATGTGCTGACAGCATTTTGAATGTAGGGTTTTTAGGAAGTAATTAAGATTACGATAGGTGACAAGAGATGATCAGAAGTGGTCAGAAACACACAtggcacatgaaaaaaaaatgctgggggAGGAACTACAAGGAGGAATCATGTAATAGGGGTGGAGCGATAAAGGAGAATCACTGAAACATGCTCCATGTGCAAATGTCATAGTGATAACTAATACCTCACATGTTAATTGTAAAGATTAAAAAGTTATACAAAAAGACTAGGTCACAACACTGGGGTCTCAAGATAATCGCACTAGTGGCCTTGTGACAAGATACACAAACCAGTTGTACATACACAGGCATATGTTCATGTCTATCATCCCAGGACTCACAAGGTAGAGGCAATATGACAACTTGACATACTGTGAGACCTTGTCcccccctcaaaacaaacaaacaaaaaaatcaaataaacctcAGAAAACTGCTTCTGGCTTATTTGGTCTGAATGTAGTCAATGGAAAGTGGAGTGAGTTTTGCTTGCAATTCTTCCTGCACGTCTGATAATAATGTGCGCTGCCAGCTCAAGCGAATTTAAATTAATGCTCAGTAATAACCCTTAGTGCCCTGTCCGGAACAAGCTTAGCTTTGCCTTGTGACCAATTGGCTCCCAGAGAACAAGAGCAACAGTTAGAGCACAGCAGACAAACACATCCAAAGACACTCATCAGGTGTGGGACCTGTACTTATGTTGACACAATTGGAGATAAAACTCCAGAAATGTATTATAACTTCTGATGGTGTTTGAATATATCTGCATAAGTAGAGTCCCAGCCTCCTgcagcagggggagagagagacagagagagagagagagacagagagagagagagagagagagagagagagagagagagagagagagagacagacagagaaacagagagacagacagacagacagagaaacagagagagagagagagacacagagacacacagagagagagagacagacagagacacagagagacaggcagggacagacaaagagacagagagagagagagagagagagagagagagaaagagagagactctaCGTGAGCAGGTATGAATGCGCATGTGTGCTCAAGTCTGCGGCAGGCAGACAGCAACATCAAGTGTCATTCCTCAAGGGCTGTCTACCTTTAATTTCTTCTCTTGGTCTGTAACTCTCCAAAAAGGTACTAGACCTGCAAACTTCACATCTGGCCCTTCCTAAAGTGGGGTTCtagagattaaactcaggccctTCCATGTGCCTCCAGGGTACTTTactatctgagccatctctctagcctctctaTCAAGCCGACTTTGACTCTACaacttttcattgatttttaattcATACTTACatgattaaaagcaaacaaagaagtaAGGTCTCACTTGGTAGGGTATGAATTGTGATTGGCCTGATTGCAAGTGGTACCAGTGCGGTTATGAGTCCCAGCTGAGCTTCCGTAAGGAAAAGTCAGAAAGTGAAGAGGATGGGCTGAGAGCCTCCTGGAGCATCTCCAACTTGGTCTGGTGTAGTATGTAAATCTGCATACAAGCCCCATATCTGTGCATTCTCTCGTCATGACCACCTTATTTCTAGGTTATTCTACAGCTGTAACTCAGACCTTGCTCCCAGATCCTGAATTTGTACTCTTTATTTCGCATCCTGGCATTCTATGACATTTGGCAAGCCTCTTTCCTGCTTGGCTCATCTACACCCCAACAATGATACAAATAAGCTTTGACCAGTCTGCAGCATCAACCCAGAAAGCACTTCCCATCTCAATGTCACAATGGTCGGCGTCCCCAACATGGAACCTTCTACCTACAGCCGGAGTGTGGAGAGTAAACACCGGCATAGGTCAGATCAATGTAAAAGAAGTGGCAGGGATGCTGGAGCTGATGGAGAGGTGACTGGTAAGGAGTATGGCTTGGTTCCCAGGAAACAGCAGCTGGGTACCATGTTGAGTCTCCTCCTACATGTCATGCCCTCACTTTGAAACAGGGCTGGCTGGAACTTGTGCCCTCCTAGACATTAAGGTTAATGAGTGTTTCCCACCTGGAGGGAGGGTGGTAGCATGGGGGAAAATCTGCTCTTTGAGGCCACATCCTTGGCACTCACCCCTGGGCCAGGAGATACTGAACATATTCACATGGGGGAGAATCTCTACGACATAGGGCAGGACAAGACAGGAGAGGGTCACAAAGTGAGTCTGCTGAGGTCTGACCCTTACAACGTACAAAGTATCTGATACGAACCTGAGGCCCCTTGCCAAGAACTTCTGTCAGCTTTTGAAAAGCCAGAGGACTGAGTAGtgctctccagcccagaagcaAAAAACTCAGTACATGTTCCCTCTCAGAAAGCCACTCACCACCACGTTAAGACCATACTGACTGAAAAGCCTGAAACCTGGGAAAGGGGGAGGTGTCACAGAACCCTGGGTTTACCTCAAGTGCCACTGTAGCATCGCTGTGAGACCCCAAACAaaccctcttctttctcctcatcccAGTTTTTTCAcctatgaaattcttaaataattaataaaaataaacttaaaaaaaaaaaaagaaagaaagaaactataaagAGGTCCAGTGTGGTGTGTCACTGGGTAAAAGAACTTCCATCAATCACAAACTCAGATGGTAAAGCGAACAGACTCccacgagttgtcctctgaccttcaccatACATGAGCCATGGAATGCTTGTGAGTACACTCACACCAAAAgtgcaataaaaaacaaactagaagCAGATAGTGCATTCCAGTTACAGATGTGAATGCTGTGGAGCTCTCAGTTGAAGAGTACCTGTGTCTGCATCTTACCTTAATGCATGTTCCAGAGTGAGAGGGATGACTAGATAGGTAGCTCACTGGGTGTTacattctttcatgttttctgtaTGCTTGAAACTATTGGAAAAAATACCTCTAGAAGATATTTTGCCCCACATTGGCAAAAATGTAGAAGTTTTTAAAGTCCCAGGCATGTAATGAAGGACTCTAAGTCAACAACACAACACAgacttgcacatccatgtttatttgTTATGCTTTTCCCAATTGCAAAGAAACGGGACCATCTTAGATGCTCATCTACAaatgaatggacaaagaaaacataggacacatttaaaaaaaggattttatttgcATAAACCAAAATGACGTCATGATCTTTGCAGGAAACTAACGTGATGGAAACCATTATCTTAAGAGAAGTATCCCcgatacagaaagacaaatactatgtgttttctctcatatgagGATTTTAGCTTCACATCTGTGTCTATATATGGCATAggacatgaaactgaaaatgagGCAGGGGAGGAAAGAGATCGTAAAGGAGagctgggaaaaggaagaaaaagaaggtaatAGAATAAGCATGGTGTGAAATCACACTAGAGACATCTCACTAGAGATGAGGGAGAgtggtagaggaaggggaaagatcaatgaaacaaaacaaagtgtgaaTGATCCTGCCATAATGAAACTCCTTTCTTtgtttgcaattaaaaaaaaaaactaatttggaaaaaaaaaaaaaaaaaggaaaaaaatccagcatGAGGCAGGGAGTgtgaggaggggctgaggggtgTAACTACCTAGCCATGATCTCACTTGAGGTAGAAGTCTCCAGAAACAAGCAGCCTTCTCTGTCCTTCTGTTCCAGCCACCCACAGCTCTGCTTTCTGAGAGGCCACACTGACTCACTGGCTCAAGCTGTGATGCTCAAAGGTCCATCTTGCCTCCTGGAACAGCTCAACCCAGGGCTCTCCTGAAGTGGCGACCACTCCAGCTGGCAGGTCAGTGGCCCAGGGGTGGCTGAGGACAAAGAGTCTCTAAGAGGAAGTGAGGATGCTTTGAGGTGTTGGCTGTCATTCACCTGCTTTGCAGCTAAGCATCAATATTTACAAAATGAGCCCATGTGGGGAGCTGGACTGGCCTATCAACCTCATGCTTTACGCCCTGAAGCTGCCCTTGCTGGGGACTGAGCTAGAcctcttctgccccacccccaatcctgTGTCAATCCACTTATTTCTTAACTGGCCAATCCCAGAGCCAGAGGTTGTGCTGGGTTTTTGAACATAGGATCAATTTCATTTAACACAGGGGTCCCTATAAAATAGGTATGGTCACCTGCACTCAGCAGGGAGACCATTGGGCCTAAAAGTCTGTAAAGTACCCCCAGGAGCTTGAGTGATGCTACCCAGACCATTTAATATCAGCAGAGCTGGGCTGGGGTCTGTCTGACTGCTCCAACCTTGTACCTTCTGTCCCTGCCATACTTTTCAAGGCTGGCTGAGCCCCAGCACAAGTCCTGGGGAGTTCCTGGAAGAATGTGGTCCCACTGCCTCCCACTGCTCTATGGCAGAAGTTTCTTTTCTGCTTGTACCAATTCAGCCCTCAGTTTCTTTAGAAATCAGGGTCTACTAAATTCTTAAGAGATATTCACCACCCATTATAAAAGTGTTTTGATCAGGCTCTGCCACTGCCTTTGCTGAGTGGAGAGTGCTGCCCTCAAGACTTCCTGAAGGGCTTTAGGAATGGAGGCAGCTTTAGTGCACTGGCCCCAAGCTCCACCCATGTCCTGCTGAGAGTTGCtgtcaccccaccaccaccactctcagGCACATCTTGCCAGAAACAAAGATGGCCTACAAGGTACAGGGCTTGCAACCATGTGAGTGCCCCTAGGAGGGTGTGGCCTCAGCAGTATGCTCTTGCCCTTGGGGGTAGCTTACATGGACAAGTGGTCCTGACTTCTTCACTGACTGCCTCTCTCTACAGGGATAGAAAATGGTACCAGTCAGGCCAGAACCCTGGGAGCACACAGTCACTGGTGCAGGATGGAGGAACCCACTCCCGAGCCAGTCTATGTGGACGTGGACAAGGGGCTGACCTTGGCTTGCTTcgttttcctctgcctcttcctcataGTCATGATCATCCGCTGTGCCAAGGTCATCATGGACCCCTATAGCGCCATCCCCACGTCCACCTGGGAGGAGCAGCACCTGGATGACTGAGGCACAAGACAGTGTCTCCCAGTATGTATTTTTACATACTCTGGCCAACATCCTGCAAGCACTTGGAGGCTGGGAGTGGCTATGACCACCCAAAGATAAAGAAAGCTCCCTTTCACCTTACTGGCTCTCACAAgaccaccagggggaagtgacagAGTGCTGGAGCCGAGGCAGTCTGGAGAAGCCCAGGGATAGGAATGCTGAGCCATGACTCCAGCAAATGCAGTCCATCCTAGGACTCCACTGGGAGATTTCAGGATGACGGGGCCCTGCCCAAGGCTCCTATGCGCCTCTGAAAACTGAACCAAGACCAGACACTCGGGTCTGCAAACAATGGTCAGGAGGAAACTGGCCTTCAAATGCACAGCACAGAGAAGTTGCTGAGAGCCTGGTACCCTCCACAGACAAGCAGTGGTGGGGCAGGAAGGATGGAAAATTCAAGGAGCTTCTCCTGAAAATTCTTATAAGGCACACAGCTACttccaaactctttttttttttttttaactgagacaCAGACAGGATATATTTTTCCTGTTAAAAATGATATGTGCATTTTAGACACTTGGGaaaatatagagaaatagaaggaaagggaGGTGAAACGCACTTATAATCCAACCTCCCAGAAGCCATCATTTTGATATACTTTAAGTCTTTTTTACAacaattttttaataattcacaCTGTATGCATGATGCTGCATTGATTCATGTGATAGCTCGAATACCTTCTGCCTCTCAAGATGCCATGGCTGTTTTTAGTGACTTGAGAGTGTACCGACTAGATCATGACTGAATATAGTCCTTTTCCTCGTCTATTTAACGTTTCCACATCATTCGCACACAAATCACTTCACCCGGTAACCTTCAGAAGCTCTGCATCCCAGGAGCTCCAGGCAAGAGCTGGGTCCTAGTCCTCATTCAGCTACTCAAAGGCTGTGTGAACTTGGGAAAATCACCTCGCCTCTTGGTGCCTCCATTTCCTCATTGTGAGATAGAAAGgagaagtctgtctgtctgtctgtctgtgagggCAGCCATGCTATAAATGGGAGCTGAGACTAGGTGGTCAGTGATCACTCTTATCTGGTCTTTACTTCATCTTCTTCTCTACCCACTGTCACCTACATCTATGACCTTGCTGCAAGGATTCTAGGTCAGAGCCCGCAACACTCTACCCTGTCCA encodes:
- the Ctxnd1 gene encoding cortexin domain-containing 1 protein: MEEPTPEPVYVDVDKGLTLACFVFLCLFLIVMIIRCAKVIMDPYSAIPTSTWEEQHLDD